A window from Pseudomonas kribbensis encodes these proteins:
- a CDS encoding DUF1329 domain-containing protein → MRKMILQCGVLALSLLAVNVIAAVSPQEADKLGTSLTPLGAEKAGNADGSIPAWTGGIPKNAGAVDSKGFLADPFANEKPLFTITAANVDQYKAKLSEGQVAMFKRYPETYKIPVYPTHRTVAVPPEIYESAKRSALNVTTINDGNGLANFTGNRYYAFPIPKNGVEVLWNHITRYHGGNLRRIITQVTPQTNGSYTPIRFEEEIAVPQLMKDLDPQQAANVLTFFKQSVTAPARLAGNVLLVHETLDQVKEPRLAWIYNAGQRRVRRAPQVAYDGPGTAADGLRTSDNFDMFSGAPDRYDWKLVGKKEMYIPYNSYKLDSPKLKYDDIVKAGHINQDLTRYELHRVWEVIGTVKPSERHIYAKRHMYIDEDSWQVALVDHYDGRGQLWRVAEGHAQYYYDHQAQAYTLEALYDIIAGRYIALGMKNEEKHSFEFGFEAKVADFTPSALRAEGVR, encoded by the coding sequence ATGCGCAAGATGATTCTGCAATGCGGTGTCTTGGCCCTGAGCCTGTTGGCTGTCAACGTGATCGCGGCGGTGTCGCCGCAAGAGGCCGACAAGCTCGGCACCAGCCTGACGCCGCTCGGCGCCGAGAAGGCCGGTAACGCCGACGGTTCGATTCCGGCCTGGACCGGCGGCATTCCAAAAAACGCCGGGGCGGTGGACAGCAAGGGCTTTCTTGCCGACCCGTTCGCCAATGAAAAGCCGCTGTTCACCATCACCGCCGCCAACGTCGACCAGTACAAGGCCAAACTCTCCGAGGGGCAGGTGGCGATGTTCAAGCGCTACCCGGAAACCTACAAGATTCCGGTCTACCCGACCCACCGCACCGTCGCCGTGCCACCGGAAATCTACGAGTCGGCCAAGCGCAGTGCGCTGAACGTGACCACGATCAACGACGGCAACGGCCTGGCCAATTTCACCGGTAATCGCTACTACGCCTTCCCGATTCCGAAGAACGGCGTCGAGGTGTTGTGGAACCACATCACCCGTTATCACGGCGGCAATCTGCGGCGGATCATCACCCAGGTGACACCGCAGACCAATGGCAGCTACACGCCGATCCGCTTCGAGGAAGAGATTGCCGTGCCGCAGTTGATGAAGGATCTGGACCCGCAGCAGGCGGCCAACGTACTGACCTTCTTCAAGCAATCGGTGACCGCACCCGCACGCCTGGCCGGCAACGTGCTGCTGGTGCACGAAACCCTCGACCAGGTGAAGGAGCCGCGTCTGGCCTGGATCTACAACGCCGGCCAGCGCCGGGTTCGCCGCGCGCCGCAAGTCGCCTACGACGGCCCGGGTACCGCCGCCGATGGCCTGCGGACCTCGGACAACTTCGACATGTTCTCCGGCGCCCCGGATCGTTACGACTGGAAGCTGGTCGGCAAGAAGGAAATGTACATTCCGTACAACAGCTACAAACTCGATTCGCCGAAGCTCAAGTACGACGACATCGTCAAGGCCGGGCACATCAATCAGGACCTGACCCGTTATGAATTGCATCGCGTCTGGGAAGTGATCGGTACGGTCAAACCGAGCGAGCGGCACATCTACGCCAAGCGCCACATGTACATCGACGAGGACAGCTGGCAGGTGGCATTGGTCGATCACTATGACGGTCGCGGGCAGCTGTGGCGGGTCGCCGAAGGGCATGCCCAGTACTACTACGATCACCAGGCCCAGGCCTACACGCTGGAAGCGCTCTACGACATCATCGCCGGTCGCTACATCGCCCTCGGGATGAAGAACGAAGAGAAGCACAGTTTCGAATTCGGCTTTGAAGCCAAGGTCGCCGACTTCACCCCTTCAGCCTTGCGTGCCGAGGGTGTCCGGTAA
- the hmgA gene encoding homogentisate 1,2-dioxygenase translates to MNLDSALAYQSGFGNEFSSEALPGALPVGQNSPQKAPYGLYTELFSGTAFTMTRSEARRTWMYRIQPSANHPAFVKLERQLAGGPLGEVTPNRLRWNPLEIPSEPTDFIDGLVSMAANSAAEKPAGISIYHYCANRSMERVFFNADGELLLVPQLGRLRIATELGVLEVAPLEIAVLPRGLKFRVELLDAQARGYIAENHGAPLRLPDLGPIGSNGLANPRDFLTPVAAYENLQQPTTLVQKFLGQLWGTELNHSPLNVVAWHGNNVPYKYDLRRFNTIGTVSFDHPDPSIFTVLTSPTSVHGLANLDFVIFPPRWMVAENTFRPPWFHRNLMNEFMGLIQGEYDAKAEGFVPGGASLHSCMSAHGPDGETCTKAINADLKPAKIDNTMAFMFETSQVLRPSRFALDCPQLQPTYDACWATLPATFDPTRR, encoded by the coding sequence ATGAACCTCGATTCAGCCCTGGCTTACCAGTCCGGTTTCGGCAACGAATTCAGCTCCGAAGCGTTGCCCGGCGCACTGCCCGTCGGCCAGAACTCCCCCCAGAAAGCCCCTTACGGTCTGTACACCGAACTGTTCTCCGGCACCGCGTTCACCATGACCCGCAGCGAAGCGCGGCGCACCTGGATGTACCGGATCCAGCCGTCGGCCAACCACCCGGCATTCGTCAAACTGGAGCGGCAACTGGCCGGCGGCCCGTTGGGTGAAGTCACCCCGAATCGCCTGCGCTGGAACCCGCTGGAGATCCCGTCCGAACCGACCGATTTCATCGACGGACTGGTAAGCATGGCGGCCAATTCCGCTGCCGAAAAACCTGCCGGCATCAGCATCTACCACTACTGCGCCAACCGTTCGATGGAGCGGGTGTTCTTCAACGCCGACGGTGAGCTGCTGCTGGTGCCGCAACTGGGGCGCCTGCGCATCGCCACCGAACTCGGTGTGCTGGAAGTGGCGCCGCTGGAAATCGCCGTGCTGCCACGGGGCCTGAAATTCCGTGTCGAACTGCTCGATGCGCAGGCGCGCGGTTATATCGCCGAGAACCACGGTGCGCCGCTGCGCCTGCCGGATCTGGGGCCGATCGGCAGCAACGGTCTGGCCAACCCAAGGGATTTCCTGACCCCGGTCGCCGCCTACGAAAACCTGCAACAACCGACCACCCTGGTGCAGAAATTCCTCGGCCAGCTGTGGGGCACCGAACTCAATCACTCGCCGCTGAACGTGGTCGCCTGGCACGGTAACAACGTGCCGTACAAATATGACCTGCGCCGCTTCAACACCATCGGCACCGTCAGTTTCGATCATCCGGACCCGTCGATCTTCACCGTGCTGACTTCGCCGACCAGCGTCCACGGTCTGGCCAACCTCGACTTCGTGATTTTCCCGCCGCGCTGGATGGTGGCCGAGAACACCTTCCGTCCGCCGTGGTTCCACCGCAACCTGATGAACGAATTCATGGGCCTGATCCAGGGCGAATACGACGCCAAGGCCGAAGGTTTCGTGCCCGGCGGAGCGTCACTGCATAGCTGCATGAGCGCCCACGGCCCGGACGGCGAGACCTGCACCAAAGCCATCAACGCGGACCTGAAACCGGCCAAGATCGATAACACCATGGCCTTCATGTTCGAGACCAGCCAGGTGCTGCGTCCAAGCCGCTTCGCCCTCGACTGCCCGCAACTGCAACCCACTTACGACGCCTGCTGGGCCACGCTGCCCGCCACGTTCGACCCGACCCGGAGATAA
- a CDS encoding dermonecrotic toxin domain-containing protein has protein sequence MNELNIALNEKHMLGSQPLWLDRLDPDVRNAYFERQRASAIQEGNLQGLLAPFGSLKEYARHVVNQVLHLEFGDAFDADEIQCTSRYTFAVGTRQVVQEEIRSLTEQFILGLHEEGRRAVVSFKGRDLPPGLNQQWLEEILIHDVRSRYGAELGKRYQRADVIAAMAGALRESLLLSALEARYQGHLSNDDNLSSIQRAVTGDGAFVIDGIRFLDNTRPLAQMLVIGFREGRDTPMFLYAPYSPGGQTWYECRSRRQVDITVIDWTREPAGRDFIASRAHALNRDQIVGFLKRLEQMPTLWQGIIPAPTPHLADEVLNGIVENERTWRISEEENQRPYGYRTAPVEQRQRFARIHCELKALQTLAVREGGLITYERFCFELIKERVEQILGEDDETHVNPDLIYVDVDPQRQMTLTELIITETHFYANDAGSPWSYPRYTLDSAHPPVKKLDIRHIAKWSQHLRPGEKYIEMLTKEYLDPTHPKGAFKRQLHKEISLRQMQIGVLHECFHGRLKSAQFDELLRIIAAGEKVDTRPLFSIPFEAPGLFQLHIRDRPVVGVFVLRGISAGPFESYLFTPDSPDGRLIRPYSEFVPAVKTLGLGQYLYKRVRYKDQPVVGTYITDLEQLRSFTEAPVVQPFSRATDFSGDFDGLIQRTLSDVDEKTESLDEIVFRLVFNAVEAAATAISIVIPPVGIAMGVALLTKNLWEAAEAYNDGDRATAQVHFFWALVELASLGKAGYSRLAPTKAQKDLIGLLGDVYTVEKFFSQATGQKRLPLQALEIIQSVLDEPDSFVSRTYLR, from the coding sequence GTGAATGAATTGAATATTGCATTGAATGAAAAGCACATGCTCGGTAGTCAGCCGTTGTGGCTCGATCGACTTGATCCCGATGTTCGAAATGCCTATTTCGAGCGACAAAGGGCATCCGCCATTCAGGAGGGAAATCTTCAAGGTCTACTGGCACCTTTCGGGTCGCTCAAAGAGTATGCCCGGCATGTGGTCAATCAGGTTTTGCATCTGGAGTTCGGAGATGCGTTCGATGCCGATGAGATCCAGTGCACATCCCGCTACACCTTCGCGGTGGGGACCCGGCAAGTTGTGCAGGAAGAAATCCGATCGCTGACCGAGCAATTCATCCTCGGTTTGCATGAAGAAGGACGCAGGGCTGTCGTTTCGTTCAAGGGGCGGGATCTTCCTCCCGGGCTCAACCAGCAATGGCTGGAGGAAATACTGATTCATGATGTCCGATCGCGCTATGGCGCGGAACTGGGCAAGCGTTACCAGCGTGCCGATGTCATTGCGGCGATGGCCGGCGCATTGCGAGAAAGCCTGCTGTTGAGCGCACTGGAGGCTCGTTATCAAGGCCACCTCAGCAACGACGACAATCTTTCGAGCATCCAGCGTGCGGTGACAGGCGACGGTGCATTCGTGATCGATGGCATCCGGTTTCTCGACAACACGCGACCATTGGCACAGATGCTGGTGATCGGGTTTCGCGAGGGGCGTGACACCCCAATGTTCCTGTACGCGCCGTACTCACCCGGCGGTCAGACGTGGTACGAGTGCCGAAGCCGGCGTCAGGTGGACATCACCGTGATCGACTGGACCAGAGAACCGGCAGGACGCGACTTCATCGCCTCCCGTGCTCATGCCTTGAACCGCGACCAGATTGTCGGTTTTCTGAAAAGGCTCGAGCAGATGCCGACCCTCTGGCAAGGCATCATTCCAGCCCCCACCCCACACCTTGCCGATGAAGTATTGAATGGCATTGTGGAAAACGAACGAACCTGGAGAATTTCTGAAGAGGAAAACCAGAGACCCTACGGGTACCGAACCGCGCCGGTTGAGCAGCGCCAGCGGTTTGCCCGCATCCATTGCGAACTCAAGGCATTGCAGACGCTGGCGGTGCGTGAAGGGGGGCTGATCACCTATGAGCGGTTCTGTTTTGAGCTGATCAAGGAACGTGTCGAACAGATCCTGGGAGAAGATGACGAGACCCACGTCAATCCCGACCTGATTTACGTGGACGTCGATCCGCAGCGGCAAATGACGTTGACCGAGTTGATCATCACCGAAACCCATTTTTATGCCAACGATGCCGGCTCGCCCTGGAGTTATCCGCGTTACACCCTTGACTCCGCCCATCCTCCGGTCAAAAAACTGGATATCCGCCACATTGCCAAGTGGTCGCAACATCTGCGTCCGGGTGAAAAATATATTGAAATGCTGACGAAGGAGTACCTCGATCCCACTCATCCAAAAGGTGCATTCAAGCGACAGCTTCACAAGGAAATTTCACTCCGCCAGATGCAGATCGGTGTGCTTCACGAGTGCTTTCACGGACGCCTGAAGAGTGCTCAATTCGATGAGCTCTTGCGGATCATCGCTGCCGGCGAAAAGGTCGATACCCGCCCGCTGTTTTCCATTCCGTTCGAAGCGCCGGGGCTGTTCCAGCTCCATATCCGGGATCGACCGGTCGTGGGAGTCTTTGTTCTTCGCGGGATAAGCGCAGGGCCGTTCGAGAGTTACCTTTTTACCCCGGATTCACCCGACGGTCGTTTGATCCGGCCGTATTCGGAGTTTGTTCCGGCAGTCAAGACTCTGGGACTTGGGCAGTATCTCTACAAGCGGGTGAGGTACAAGGATCAGCCAGTGGTCGGGACCTATATCACCGATCTGGAACAATTGAGAAGTTTCACCGAGGCACCGGTTGTTCAGCCGTTTTCGCGAGCCACTGATTTCAGCGGTGATTTCGACGGTTTGATCCAGCGGACCCTTTCCGATGTCGACGAGAAAACCGAAAGTCTCGACGAAATCGTTTTCAGACTGGTCTTCAATGCGGTGGAGGCCGCCGCCACGGCCATCAGCATAGTGATTCCGCCAGTGGGTATTGCGATGGGCGTGGCACTGCTGACAAAAAACCTGTGGGAAGCGGCCGAGGCTTACAACGATGGCGACCGTGCAACGGCACAGGTGCATTTTTTCTGGGCGCTGGTCGAACTGGCATCGTTGGGCAAGGCCGGTTATAGCCGTTTGGCTCCAACGAAAGCGCAGAAGGATCTCATCGGATTGTTGGGTGATGTCTACACGGTCGAAAAGTTCTTCTCTCAGGCGACCGGGCAAAAGAGACTTCCGTTGCAGGCGCTGGAGATCATTCAGTCAGTTCTCGATGAACCAGACTCCTTTGTCAGCCGGACTTACCTCAGATAA
- the fahA gene encoding fumarylacetoacetase, with amino-acid sequence MTQNSITRSWVASANGHTDFPLQNLPLGVFSSKGSAPRAGVAIGEHIFDLQVALEAGLFDGAARSAVEAMHGGQLNAFFELGRDARVALRERLLELFSEGSTHRGDIEAQGAKLLPLAADCQLHLPARISDYTDFYVGIEHAQNVGKLFRPDNPLLPNYKHVPIGYHGRASTVRASGTDVRRPKGQTLPAGATEPTFGPCARLDYELELGIWIGQGNEMGEPIAIGDAAEHIAGFCLLNDWSARDIQAWEYQPLGPFLSKSFITSVSPWVVTAEALAPFRTAQPARPKGDPQPLPYLLDKRDQDGGGFDIELEVLLLTEKMREQNLPAHRLTLSNTRYMYWTVAQMVAHHSVNGCQLQAGDLFGSGTLSGPENGQFGSLLEITEGGKKPIELASGEVRKFLEDGDEIILRARCAREGFASIGFGECRGTVLAAR; translated from the coding sequence ATGACTCAGAATTCCATCACCCGCAGTTGGGTCGCTTCGGCCAACGGCCACACCGATTTCCCGTTGCAGAACCTGCCACTGGGCGTGTTCAGCAGCAAGGGCTCCGCGCCGCGCGCGGGCGTGGCGATTGGCGAGCACATCTTCGACCTGCAGGTGGCGCTGGAGGCGGGGCTGTTCGACGGTGCCGCGCGTAGCGCAGTCGAGGCCATGCACGGCGGTCAGTTGAACGCATTCTTCGAACTCGGCCGCGACGCTCGTGTCGCCCTGCGCGAGCGTCTGCTGGAACTGTTTAGCGAGGGCAGCACCCATCGCGGCGACATTGAAGCCCAGGGCGCGAAACTTCTGCCGCTGGCCGCCGATTGCCAGCTGCACCTGCCGGCGCGCATCAGTGACTACACCGACTTCTATGTCGGTATCGAGCACGCGCAGAACGTCGGCAAACTGTTCCGTCCGGACAACCCGCTGCTGCCGAACTACAAACACGTACCGATCGGTTACCACGGTCGCGCGTCCACCGTGCGCGCCTCCGGCACCGACGTGCGCCGCCCGAAAGGCCAGACCCTGCCGGCCGGTGCGACCGAGCCGACCTTCGGTCCGTGCGCTCGACTGGACTATGAGCTGGAACTGGGGATCTGGATCGGCCAGGGCAACGAAATGGGTGAGCCGATTGCCATCGGTGATGCCGCCGAACACATCGCCGGTTTCTGCCTGCTCAATGACTGGTCGGCCCGTGACATCCAGGCCTGGGAATACCAGCCGCTGGGCCCGTTCCTGTCCAAGAGCTTCATCACCAGCGTCTCGCCATGGGTGGTGACCGCCGAAGCGCTGGCGCCATTCCGTACCGCGCAACCGGCGCGTCCGAAAGGCGATCCGCAGCCGCTGCCGTACCTGCTCGACAAGCGCGATCAGGATGGCGGTGGTTTCGACATCGAGCTGGAAGTGCTGCTGCTCACCGAGAAGATGCGCGAGCAGAACCTGCCAGCCCATCGTCTGACCCTGAGCAACACCCGCTACATGTACTGGACCGTCGCGCAAATGGTCGCGCACCACAGCGTCAACGGCTGCCAGTTGCAGGCCGGTGACCTGTTCGGTTCGGGCACCTTGTCCGGCCCTGAAAACGGCCAGTTTGGCAGCCTGCTGGAAATCACCGAGGGCGGTAAAAAGCCAATCGAACTGGCGTCCGGTGAAGTGCGCAAGTTCCTTGAAGACGGCGACGAAATCATCCTGCGCGCCCGCTGCGCCCGCGAAGGTTTTGCCTCCATCGGTTTCGGCGAATGCCGTGGCACCGTGCTGGCGGCACGCTGA
- the maiA gene encoding maleylacetoacetate isomerase has translation MDLYTYYRSTSSYRVRIALALKGLDYQALPVNLIAPPGGEHRQPAYLAINPQGRVPALRTDDGKLLIQSPAIIEYLEERYPQVPLLPEDLVARAQVRGVAAVIGCDVHPLHNVSVLNRLRGLGHDEPQVSEWIAHWIGQGLATVEQLIGDSGFCFGEWPCVADVYLIPQLYAAERFNVSLEAYPRIRRVAALAAEHPAFVAAHPANQPDTP, from the coding sequence ATGGATCTCTATACCTATTACCGTTCCACCTCGTCGTACCGGGTGCGGATCGCGCTGGCACTCAAGGGCCTCGACTATCAGGCGCTGCCGGTCAACCTGATCGCACCGCCCGGTGGCGAACATCGGCAACCGGCGTATCTGGCGATCAATCCCCAGGGCCGCGTGCCGGCGCTGCGTACTGACGACGGCAAGTTGCTGATTCAGTCGCCGGCCATCATCGAGTACCTGGAAGAACGTTATCCACAGGTGCCGTTGCTGCCCGAAGACCTCGTTGCCCGCGCCCAGGTGCGCGGCGTAGCGGCGGTGATCGGCTGCGACGTGCATCCGCTGCACAACGTGAGCGTGCTCAATCGCCTGCGCGGGTTGGGGCATGACGAGCCGCAGGTCAGCGAGTGGATCGCTCACTGGATCGGTCAGGGCCTGGCGACGGTGGAGCAGTTGATCGGTGACAGCGGCTTCTGTTTCGGTGAGTGGCCGTGCGTGGCTGACGTGTACCTGATTCCGCAGCTGTACGCGGCCGAGCGCTTCAATGTTTCGCTTGAGGCGTATCCACGGATTCGTCGCGTGGCCGCGCTGGCGGCCGAACATCCGGCGTTCGTTGCGGCGCATCCGGCGAACCAGCCGGACACCCCGTAA
- a CDS encoding LuxR C-terminal-related transcriptional regulator has protein sequence MTAMTPCLDRPEFLPRLSPHHLPRPRLCEALFDSAARVKLICAPAGSGKTALLTECLLQAPVNCTVCWLPLAGASLSVGEFCERLARAMGLTASDEASLLYELARRSSATWVVIDDYCRSPEPALDALLDRMLAISSPAMTWWIGTRRRPPCNWPRLLLDDALYECEGATLALTREEIAQVLRHLPPAQADSVAARIHLRSGGWCAGVRMLMMQKCDWSQKTLPQQRMDTLLDYLQHELFSGLSPELAEAWRVLAHLPRFNAGLCDHLFGAGDGAQWMRSLQTLGCFIEPWHGSPDWLQVCAPLSRLMRDEPWPAGRSWHRRACQWFAAGQHWKCAFEQALLAEEYEVAVSLLQHFSFEHLFEEQTVVLLLRLYEQRGEELLLGSAQLVGLIAAALLFAGRFAQAADCIGQLSRFLPPPSAAQQRQLIARWQAQQGWLLHLQGRMDEAREHFEQALIDLSPKAWTARLLCLSGRTQQALLCGDLELAHSINREALCLARAEGSLLFEALLELDHAQLLEQRGASARAEELLAGLCEMLGSSVERPTPLLGRIALRRGRLALSMGQPERAAEHFQQGLDDCLRSFDKRVLYGFLGQAQLAADQGDYPQAFMRLRDAERLMQQRQIPDTVYRGVLLQVSSELWLQQGRPELAHEALSRVLRHYRGSRARQAPPATLELIPRIECLLILAETRLHQAHQPMVRLQCLIELAHASRMIALEAELLLAMSEVASLLGNLESSRQYFERGRALASHFSLPRLLMKFAERAPGLWPDSTPDRKLAAHCDDESSLSLRESQVLELIASGSSNRQIADKLFISLHTVKTHVRRIHVKLGVERRTHAVARARVLGLCR, from the coding sequence ATGACCGCCATGACACCCTGTCTGGACCGACCGGAATTTCTCCCGAGACTGTCTCCCCATCATCTGCCACGCCCGCGTCTTTGCGAGGCACTGTTCGATTCGGCGGCCCGGGTCAAACTGATCTGCGCGCCGGCCGGCAGCGGTAAAACCGCACTGCTCACCGAGTGCCTGCTGCAGGCTCCCGTCAATTGCACCGTCTGCTGGTTGCCGCTGGCAGGGGCGTCCTTGAGTGTCGGTGAATTTTGCGAACGGCTTGCGCGTGCGATGGGACTGACGGCCTCGGACGAGGCTTCGCTGCTTTATGAACTGGCGCGACGGTCCTCAGCAACCTGGGTGGTGATCGACGATTACTGCCGGAGTCCGGAACCTGCGCTGGATGCACTGCTCGACCGAATGCTGGCGATCAGCAGTCCGGCCATGACATGGTGGATCGGTACGCGGCGGCGTCCACCCTGTAACTGGCCGCGTCTGCTGCTCGATGATGCCTTGTACGAATGTGAAGGTGCGACGCTGGCGCTGACCCGGGAAGAAATCGCCCAAGTGTTGCGTCACTTGCCGCCGGCCCAGGCCGACAGCGTGGCTGCTCGTATTCATCTGCGCAGCGGTGGCTGGTGCGCCGGAGTGCGGATGCTGATGATGCAAAAATGCGACTGGTCGCAAAAGACCTTGCCGCAGCAACGCATGGACACCTTGCTCGACTACCTGCAACACGAACTGTTCAGCGGCCTGAGCCCGGAACTGGCTGAAGCCTGGCGGGTGCTGGCGCATTTGCCGCGCTTCAATGCCGGCCTGTGCGATCACCTGTTCGGTGCCGGGGACGGGGCGCAATGGATGCGCAGTCTGCAAACCCTCGGGTGTTTCATCGAACCCTGGCATGGATCTCCGGACTGGTTGCAGGTATGTGCTCCACTGTCGCGCCTGATGCGTGACGAACCGTGGCCTGCCGGGCGTTCCTGGCATCGCCGGGCCTGTCAGTGGTTTGCCGCCGGACAACATTGGAAATGTGCTTTCGAGCAGGCATTGCTGGCTGAAGAGTACGAGGTCGCAGTGAGCCTGTTACAGCATTTCAGTTTCGAGCATTTGTTCGAGGAACAGACGGTCGTGCTGTTACTGCGTCTTTATGAGCAACGCGGCGAGGAACTGCTGTTGGGTTCGGCGCAACTGGTCGGGTTGATTGCGGCTGCGTTGCTGTTCGCCGGGCGCTTTGCCCAAGCGGCGGATTGCATCGGGCAACTGTCGCGTTTTTTGCCGCCGCCGTCGGCTGCCCAGCAACGGCAACTGATCGCCCGCTGGCAGGCTCAGCAAGGCTGGCTGTTGCATCTGCAAGGACGGATGGACGAGGCGCGTGAGCACTTTGAGCAAGCCTTGATCGATCTGTCGCCCAAGGCCTGGACGGCGCGTCTGCTGTGTCTCTCGGGACGTACACAGCAGGCGTTGCTGTGTGGCGATCTGGAGCTGGCGCATTCGATCAATCGTGAAGCCCTTTGCCTGGCTCGGGCTGAAGGTTCATTGCTGTTCGAGGCGTTGCTGGAACTTGATCACGCCCAGTTGCTGGAGCAACGAGGGGCGTCTGCCCGAGCCGAAGAACTGCTGGCCGGCCTTTGCGAAATGCTCGGCTCGTCCGTCGAGCGACCGACGCCGCTGCTGGGGCGCATTGCCCTGCGTCGAGGGCGACTGGCGCTGAGCATGGGGCAACCGGAACGGGCGGCCGAGCACTTTCAGCAGGGACTCGACGACTGTCTGCGCAGCTTTGACAAACGAGTGCTTTACGGCTTTCTCGGCCAAGCGCAACTGGCCGCCGATCAGGGCGATTACCCACAGGCTTTCATGCGCCTGCGTGATGCCGAACGGTTAATGCAGCAGCGACAGATTCCGGACACGGTTTATCGCGGCGTCCTGTTGCAGGTCAGCAGCGAATTATGGCTGCAGCAAGGGCGGCCCGAACTGGCTCACGAGGCATTGAGCCGGGTGCTCAGACATTATCGTGGCTCACGTGCACGGCAGGCACCGCCGGCGACGCTTGAGCTGATTCCACGCATCGAGTGTTTGCTGATTCTGGCCGAGACCCGGTTGCATCAGGCGCATCAGCCAATGGTGCGTTTGCAATGTTTGATCGAGCTGGCTCACGCCAGCCGGATGATTGCGCTTGAAGCCGAGCTGTTACTGGCAATGAGCGAGGTGGCTTCGTTGCTCGGAAACCTGGAATCTTCCCGGCAATATTTTGAAAGAGGCCGGGCATTGGCCAGTCATTTCAGCTTGCCGCGATTGTTGATGAAGTTTGCGGAACGAGCACCGGGACTTTGGCCCGATTCGACACCCGACAGGAAACTTGCGGCTCACTGTGATGATGAAAGCTCACTGAGCCTGCGAGAGTCGCAGGTTCTGGAGTTGATTGCATCGGGAAGTTCCAATCGGCAAATTGCCGACAAATTGTTCATCTCGTTGCACACGGTAAAGACTCATGTCAGGCGAATCCACGTAAAGCTGGGTGTTGAGCGCCGTACGCATGCCGTGGCGCGGGCAAGAGTATTGGGTTTGTGTCGTTGA
- a CDS encoding IclR family transcriptional regulator produces the protein MEKTSDSNGKQKVRSAEVGTDILKALAELSPSTSLSRLAEHVQMPASKVHRYLQALIASGFAEQNTATNHYGLGREALRVGLAALNSMDVLKVAALPLAELRDELNETCFLAVWGNQGATVVHIEPAVRAVTVVTQLGSVLPLLSSSTGLVFGAYLPHRETDELREQEIASGGHPLADEKAYAALCEQIRERGLHHVHGLLMPGVDALSAPVFNALGQIAAVLTIVGPTSLFHADENGPAAQRLLAATRAVSWRMGYQPEERTS, from the coding sequence ATGGAAAAAACCAGCGACAGCAACGGCAAACAGAAAGTCCGCTCCGCCGAAGTCGGCACCGACATCCTCAAGGCCCTGGCCGAGTTGTCGCCGTCCACTTCGCTGTCGCGCCTGGCCGAACATGTGCAGATGCCGGCGAGCAAGGTTCACCGTTATCTGCAGGCCTTGATCGCCAGCGGGTTCGCCGAACAGAACACCGCCACCAACCATTACGGTCTTGGCCGCGAAGCGCTGCGTGTGGGTCTGGCCGCACTCAACAGTATGGACGTGCTGAAAGTCGCCGCCCTGCCGCTGGCCGAACTGCGCGACGAGCTCAACGAAACCTGTTTCCTGGCGGTCTGGGGCAATCAGGGCGCGACCGTGGTGCACATCGAACCGGCGGTGCGCGCGGTGACGGTGGTGACGCAATTGGGCTCGGTGTTGCCGCTGCTCAGCTCTTCGACAGGTCTGGTGTTTGGCGCCTATCTGCCGCACCGGGAAACCGACGAATTGCGCGAACAGGAAATCGCCAGCGGCGGCCATCCGCTGGCGGACGAAAAGGCCTATGCGGCGTTGTGCGAACAGATCCGCGAACGCGGTCTGCATCATGTCCACGGCTTGCTGATGCCCGGTGTCGATGCGCTCTCGGCACCGGTGTTCAACGCCCTCGGGCAGATCGCGGCTGTGTTGACCATCGTCGGCCCGACATCGCTGTTTCACGCCGACGAAAACGGCCCGGCGGCGCAGCGGTTGCTGGCGGCGACGCGGGCCGTGAGTTGGCGGATGGGGTATCAGCCGGAGGAACGGACGTCCTGA